Proteins encoded together in one Impatiens glandulifera chromosome 1, dImpGla2.1, whole genome shotgun sequence window:
- the LOC124922078 gene encoding putative cyclin-A3-1 — translation MTVKVNSVSVTRFGKKRTADAIVGHDSHLQSPAKKRAPLDGISNLISTHTAAVREIETAAATAAAAKFDDSEMCDGYVTDIYGYLHNMEKEAKRRPLQDYIDKVQKDVTANMRGVLVDWLVEVAEEYNLQSDTLYLSITYIDRFLSLNPLNKQSLQLLGVSSMSIASKFEEINPPTLDDFCYITDNTYKKEELVKMEADILNSLKFEVSSPTINTFLRRFSRISQQDRKYPDLEFQLLGCYLAELSLLDYACVKFLPSVIASSVVFLSRFMFHPDKHPWNANLEKLSGYKPADLKECVLLIQDLQLGKRGGSLVAVRDKYNQHKYKCVGSMKGPLQIPSLYFEG, via the coding sequence ATGACTGTCAAAGTAAACTCAGTGAGTGTTACTCGCTTCGGGAAGAAGAGGACAGCCGACGCAATAGTCGGACATGATTCTCATCTGCAGTCCCCCGCCAAGAAGAGAGCCCCTCTCGATGGGATTTCCAATTTAATTAGTACTCATACGGCGGCTGTACGTGAAATTGAAACAGCAGCAGCAACAGCAGCAGCAGCGAAGTTTGATGATTCTGAGATGTGCGATGGTTACGTGACCGATATCTACGGTTATCTTCATAACATGGAGAAAGAGGCAAAGAGAAGGCCGCTGCAAGACTATATCGACAAGGTGCAAAAAGATGTGACAGCAAACATGAGAGGGGTCTTGGTGGATTGGTTGGTGGAGGTTGCAGAAGAATACAATCTTCAATCCGATACCCTTTATCTCTCAATCACTTACATTGACAGATTCTTGTCTCTTAATCCTCTCAATAAGCAGAGCCTGCAGTTGCTTGGCGTTTCTTCCATGTCGATTGCCTCAAAGTTTGAAGAGATTAATCCTCCAACACTTGATGACTTCTGCTACATCACAGATAACACTTACAAAAAGGAAGAGCTGGTCAAGATGGAAGCCGACATACTTAACTCTCTTAAATTCGAAGTCAGCAGTCCAACCATTAATACCTTCTTGAGAAGATTCTCCAGGATTTCTCAACAGGATCGAAAATATCCCGATTTGGAGTTTCAGTTATTGGGATGCTACTTGGCAGAGTTGAGTTTGCTGGACTATGCCTGTGTCAAGTTCCTGCCATCCGTGATTGCTTCTTCTGTCGTATTCCTTTCCAGGTTTATGTTCCACCCTGATAAACATCCATGGAATGCAAACCTTGAAAAGCTTTCAGGATACAAACCTGCTGATTTAAAGGAATGTGTCCTTCTTATACAAGACTTGCAGTTGGGTAAAAGAGGAGGCTCCTTGGTAGCAGTCAGAGACAAATACAACCAGCATAAGTACAAATGTGTTGGCTCGATGAAGGGCCCTCTTCAAATACCCAGTTTATACTTTGAAGGTTGA